In the genome of Nymphaea colorata isolate Beijing-Zhang1983 chromosome 9, ASM883128v2, whole genome shotgun sequence, one region contains:
- the LOC116260068 gene encoding expansin-A13-like: MVVGSLSLLFLLFVFFLPSPSSLLIVSSSSLSLQTDEWKRATATYYAANDPLDTLEGACGYGDLGKKGYGLSTVALSGALFGKGEGCGGCYELKCVEDLQWCIPGTSIVVTATNFCPPNYALPLDSGGWCNPPNQHFVMPIAAFEKIAIWKAGNMPVDYRRVKCLRAGGTRFTINGFGFFHSVLITNVAGAGDVVGVKIKGSATGWLPMARNWGQNWHCNADLKNQGLSFEVTASDGKTLTCYNVAPSTWAFGQTFEGKQFPL, translated from the exons atgGTCGTCGGCTCCTTAAGCCTTCTGTTCctcctcttcgtcttcttcctgCCATCGCCATCTTCCCTTCTTATCGTCTCTtcatcctctctctccctccagaCAGATGAATGGAAGCGCGCAACTGCGACGTACTACGCGGCGAACGATCCCCTCGACACCCTCg AGGGGGCGTGTGGGTACGGGGATCTAGGGAAGAAAGGCTATGGGCTGAGCACGGTGGCGCTGAGCGGAGCGCTGTTCGGAAAAGGGGAAGGGTGCGGTGGGTGCTACGAGCTGAAGTGCGTGGAGGACCTGCAGTGGTGCATCCCGGGAACCTCGATCGTCGTGACGGCGACCAACTTCTGCCCTCCCAACTACGCCCTCCCCCTCGACTCCGGCGGCTGGTGCAACCCTCCCAACCAGCACTTCGTCATGCCCATCGCCGCCTTCGAGAAGATCGCCATCTGGAAGGCCGGAAACATGCCCGTCGACTATCGGAG GGTCAAGTGTTTGAGGGCTGGGGGAACCCGGTTCACCATCAACGGCTTTGGTTTCTTCCACTCCGTCCTCATCACCAATGTCGCCGGCGCCGGCGACGTTGTCGGCGTGAAGATAAAGGGGTCCGCCACGGGATGGCTTCCGATGGCAAGGAACTGGGGCCAAAACTGGCACTGCAATGCAGATCTAAAGAATCAGGGGCTCTCGTTTGAGGTGACCGCCAGTGATGGGAAGACCCTGACGTGCTACAACGTTGCACCATCGACTTGGGCGTTTGGACAGACTTTTGAAGGAAAGCAGTTTCCCTTATGA